The Mytilus trossulus isolate FHL-02 chromosome 3, PNRI_Mtr1.1.1.hap1, whole genome shotgun sequence genome contains a region encoding:
- the LOC134709689 gene encoding uncharacterized protein LOC134709689 gives MKYHFLGGYANSRVEDSIILLHVNVTMFYDNLDELAKISRLKNMGGQREDKSKLTAENMLKAELEQMVQWTSSTECTVPSQTAFGTIYNVDIVNVVCNCPAATTRGMCKHVHLAEFIASKRNIDLTVGRRSRGFVQIGKCISCLFDLI, from the exons ATGAAATACCATTTCCTTGGTGGGTATGCCAATAGCAGAGTAGAGGATTCAATAATCTTACTCCATGTAAATGTAACTATGTTTTATGA CAATCTAGATGAACTCGCAAAGATTAGTCGCTTGAAAAATATGGGAGGACAAAGGGAAGACAAAAGTAAATTGACAGCAGAGAATATGCTCAAGGCAGAACTTGAACAAATGGTGCAATGGACTTCATCCACAGAATGCACTGTTCCATCACAGACAGCATTTGGGACGATTTATAATGTAGACATTGTCAATGTAGTGTGCAATTGTCCAGCTGCAACAACAAGAg GGATGTGTAAGCATGTTCATTTAGCTGAATTTATTGCGTCTAAAAGGAACATCGACCTCACTGTAGGGCGCAGATCTAGAGGTTTTGTCCAGATTGGGAAATGTATCAGTTGTTTATTTGACCtcatttaa